A DNA window from Streptomyces asoensis contains the following coding sequences:
- a CDS encoding DUF4236 domain-containing protein codes for MPLTFRKSFRILPGVRLNINRHSWSITTGGGKHGPRQTHSSTGRRTTSVDLPGPFGWRHTRKAKRR; via the coding sequence ATGCCCCTCACGTTCCGCAAGAGCTTCCGCATCCTCCCCGGGGTGCGACTGAACATCAACCGGCACTCCTGGTCGATCACGACCGGCGGCGGCAAGCACGGGCCGCGCCAGACGCACAGCAGCACCGGACGTCGTACGACATCGGTCGATTTGCCGGGACCTTTCGGGTGGCGTCACACCCGTAAGGCGAAGCGCCGTTGA
- a CDS encoding helix-turn-helix domain-containing protein yields MADDYLVRIGKLIRDARQHRGWTQTQLAEALGTSQSAVNRIERGNQNISLEMIARIGEALDSEIVSLGYAGPMHLRVVGGRRLSGAIDVKTSKNACVALLCASLLNQGRTVLRRVARIEEVYRLLEVLNSIGVRTRWINDGVDLELVPPARLDMAAIDAEAAVRTRSIIMFLGPLLHRMNHFKLPYAGGCDLGTRTIEPHMIALRRFGLEVAATEGQYHAVVDPSVRPDRPIVLTERGDTVTENALLAAARHDGVTVIRNASSNYMVQDLCFFLEALGVRVEGIGTTTLTVHGVPDIDVDVDYSPSEDPVEAMSLLAAAVVTESELTVRRVPVEFLEIELAVLEEMGLDHDRTPEYPADNGRTRLVDLTVRPSKLEAPIDKIHPMPFPGLNIDNVPFFAAIAAVAQGKTLIHDWVYDNRAIYLTDLNRLGGRLQLLDPHRVLVEGPTRWRAAEMMCPPALRPAVVVLLAMMAAEGTSVLRNVYVINRGYEDLAERLNSIGAQIEIFRDI; encoded by the coding sequence ATGGCAGACGACTACCTCGTACGCATCGGCAAGCTCATCCGTGACGCCCGGCAGCATCGAGGCTGGACACAGACGCAGCTCGCCGAGGCGCTCGGAACCAGCCAGAGTGCGGTCAACCGCATCGAGCGGGGCAACCAGAACATCAGCCTTGAGATGATCGCCCGCATCGGTGAGGCGCTGGACAGCGAGATCGTCTCGCTCGGCTACGCGGGTCCGATGCATCTGCGGGTGGTGGGGGGTCGCCGCCTCTCCGGCGCGATCGACGTGAAGACCAGCAAGAACGCGTGCGTGGCACTGCTGTGCGCCTCACTGCTCAACCAGGGGCGCACGGTGCTGCGCCGGGTCGCGCGGATCGAGGAGGTCTACCGGCTCCTCGAGGTGCTCAACTCCATCGGCGTACGCACCCGCTGGATCAACGACGGCGTCGACCTGGAGCTCGTCCCGCCGGCCCGGCTGGACATGGCGGCGATCGACGCCGAGGCAGCCGTGCGCACCCGGTCCATCATCATGTTCCTCGGGCCGCTGCTGCACCGCATGAACCACTTCAAGCTGCCGTACGCCGGCGGCTGCGACCTCGGCACCCGCACCATCGAGCCGCACATGATCGCGCTGCGCCGGTTCGGTCTCGAGGTGGCGGCCACGGAAGGGCAGTACCACGCCGTGGTCGACCCCTCCGTCCGCCCGGACCGGCCGATCGTGCTGACCGAGCGCGGGGACACCGTCACCGAGAACGCGCTGCTGGCGGCCGCCCGGCACGACGGCGTGACCGTCATCCGCAACGCCTCCTCCAACTACATGGTCCAGGACCTGTGCTTCTTCCTTGAGGCGCTCGGCGTGCGGGTGGAGGGCATCGGCACCACCACGCTCACCGTGCACGGCGTGCCCGACATCGACGTGGACGTGGACTACTCGCCCTCCGAGGACCCGGTCGAGGCGATGAGCCTGCTGGCCGCCGCCGTCGTCACGGAGTCGGAGCTGACGGTGCGCCGGGTGCCCGTCGAGTTCCTCGAGATCGAGCTTGCGGTCCTGGAGGAGATGGGCCTCGACCACGACCGCACACCGGAGTACCCGGCCGACAACGGCCGCACGCGGCTGGTCGACCTCACCGTCCGGCCCTCCAAGCTGGAGGCGCCGATCGACAAGATCCACCCGATGCCGTTCCCCGGCCTGAACATCGACAACGTGCCCTTCTTCGCGGCCATCGCGGCCGTCGCCCAGGGCAAGACCCTCATCCACGACTGGGTCTACGACAACCGCGCGATCTACCTGACGGACCTGAACCGCCTCGGCGGCCGGCTCCAGCTCCTCGACCCGCACCGGGTGCTGGTCGAGGGACCGACGCGCTGGCGTGCCGCCGAGATGATGTGCCCGCCCGCCCTGCGCCCCGCGGTGGTCGTCCTGCTGGCGATGATGGCGGCCGAGGGCACCTCGGTGCTGCGCAACGTGTACGTCATCAACCGCGGCTACGAGGACCTGGCCGAACGCCTGAACTCCATCGGCGCCCAGATCGAGATCTTCCGGGACATCTGA
- a CDS encoding TOBE domain-containing protein translates to MQSYTIGQAARLLGVSPDTARRWADAGRVATHRDEAGRRLVDGRDLAAFSVELARSGGGEEGTSYTSVRNAFPGIVTAVKLGDVAAQVEIQAGPHRLVSLLTREAVEELGLEVGVEATARVKSTSVHIDRA, encoded by the coding sequence ATGCAGTCCTACACGATCGGCCAGGCGGCCCGTCTGCTCGGGGTGAGTCCGGACACCGCGCGGCGGTGGGCGGACGCGGGCCGGGTGGCCACGCACCGGGACGAGGCCGGGCGACGCCTCGTCGACGGCAGGGACCTGGCCGCCTTCTCGGTGGAACTGGCCAGGAGCGGCGGCGGCGAGGAGGGCACCTCCTACACCTCGGTCCGCAACGCCTTCCCCGGCATCGTCACGGCCGTGAAGCTCGGCGATGTCGCCGCCCAGGTGGAGATCCAGGCCGGCCCGCACCGGCTGGTGTCCCTGCTGACGCGGGAGGCCGTGGAGGAACTGGGCCTGGAGGTCGGCGTGGAGGCCACCGCCCGGGTGAAGTCGACCAGCGTGCACATCGACCGGGCCTGA
- a CDS encoding molybdopterin-dependent oxidoreductase — MTQPFAFPGTESGPTTASPAGPQAWFVLAGDLARPARLTVSDLLDRPQHAAYVSFECATSGVRHHRFTGPLLHEVLADAGPVFDPARRKDRLRFLIAVSGADGHHALLSWAEIDPDFGRTPVLLAVTMDDTPLDRSGPMLVVPQDRCGARHVSGIGTIRVDGGYTTWAAH, encoded by the coding sequence GTGACCCAGCCCTTCGCGTTCCCTGGTACGGAGTCCGGTCCGACGACTGCTTCCCCCGCCGGGCCGCAGGCGTGGTTCGTCCTCGCCGGGGATCTGGCCCGCCCGGCCCGGCTGACCGTGTCCGACCTGCTGGACCGGCCCCAGCATGCGGCCTACGTCAGCTTCGAGTGCGCCACCAGCGGCGTCCGGCACCACCGTTTCACCGGACCGCTGCTGCACGAGGTCCTCGCGGACGCGGGTCCCGTGTTCGACCCGGCGCGGCGCAAGGACCGTCTGCGTTTCCTGATCGCGGTGTCCGGCGCGGACGGCCATCACGCCCTGCTGTCCTGGGCGGAGATCGACCCCGACTTCGGCCGGACTCCCGTCCTACTGGCGGTCACCATGGACGACACCCCGCTCGACCGGAGCGGTCCCATGCTCGTCGTGCCGCAGGACCGCTGCGGCGCCCGGCACGTCAGCGGCATCGGCACGATCCGCGTCGACGGCGGCTACACGACGTGGGCCGCGCACTGA
- the modA gene encoding molybdate ABC transporter substrate-binding protein, producing MTRTAHRTGRPMQVAALGATALLTLGACSSSDDSSSAKPDGSASSASAPGKLSGTVTVFAAASLKESFTALGEEFEKAHPGTKVTFSFGGSDSLAASITGGAPADVFASASPKTMKIVTDAGDASGTPATFVRNQLEIATLPGNPDKVSTLKDLTGSKLKVVLCDRTVPCGAAAQKALDAAGLKLTPVSYEQDVKAALTKVELKEADAALVYKTDVRAAGDKVEGVEFPESAEAVNDYPIVRLKDARNADAAKAFIALVRSAEGQKVLTGAGFLRP from the coding sequence ATGACCCGTACCGCGCACCGGACCGGCCGACCGATGCAGGTGGCGGCCCTGGGAGCCACCGCGCTGCTGACCCTGGGCGCCTGTTCGTCCTCCGACGACTCCTCCTCGGCGAAGCCGGACGGCTCCGCCTCCTCCGCGTCCGCCCCGGGCAAGCTCTCCGGCACGGTGACCGTGTTCGCCGCGGCCTCGCTGAAGGAGAGCTTCACGGCGCTGGGCGAGGAGTTCGAGAAGGCGCACCCGGGGACGAAGGTCACCTTCAGCTTCGGCGGCAGCGACTCCCTGGCCGCGAGCATCACCGGCGGCGCCCCGGCCGACGTGTTCGCCTCCGCCAGCCCCAAGACGATGAAGATCGTCACGGATGCCGGCGACGCCTCGGGCACGCCCGCCACCTTCGTCCGCAACCAGCTGGAGATCGCCACCCTGCCGGGCAACCCCGACAAGGTCTCCACCTTGAAGGACCTCACCGGATCGAAACTGAAGGTCGTCCTCTGCGACAGGACGGTGCCCTGCGGCGCCGCCGCGCAGAAGGCCCTCGACGCGGCCGGGCTGAAGCTCACCCCCGTCTCCTACGAGCAGGACGTCAAGGCCGCCCTGACGAAGGTGGAGCTGAAGGAGGCCGACGCGGCGCTCGTCTACAAGACCGATGTGCGCGCCGCGGGTGACAAGGTGGAGGGCGTGGAGTTCCCCGAGTCGGCCGAAGCCGTCAACGACTACCCGATCGTCCGGCTCAAGGACGCGCGCAACGCCGACGCCGCGAAGGCGTTCATCGCGCTGGTCAGGTCCGCCGAGGGCCAGAAGGTCCTGACCGGGGCCGGGTTCCTGCGGCCGTGA
- the modB gene encoding molybdate ABC transporter permease subunit yields the protein MTPLDETGAAADGEGGHEADALQDGPRGRRARIRTRGAPLPLLVPALVGVAFLTVPLVALLVRAPWRSLPGLLTSAQVWEALRLSLVCATAATAVSLVVGVPLAWLLARVEFPGRGLVRALVTLPLVLPPVVGGVALLMALGRNGIVGTWLDSSFGVTLPFTTAGVVVAEAFVAMPFLVISVEGTLRAADPRYEEAAATLGASRFTAFRRVTLPLIAPGIAAGAVLAWARALGEFGATITFAGNFPGRTQTMPLAVYLALQSDPEAAIALSLVLLAVSVAVLAGLRDRWMTAR from the coding sequence GTGACCCCGCTCGACGAGACCGGCGCCGCGGCCGACGGCGAGGGCGGACACGAGGCCGACGCCCTCCAGGACGGTCCGCGGGGCCGGCGTGCCCGGATCCGGACGCGGGGAGCACCGCTCCCGCTGCTGGTGCCCGCGCTCGTCGGTGTGGCGTTCCTGACCGTGCCGCTCGTCGCCCTGCTCGTGCGGGCCCCGTGGCGCAGCCTGCCCGGGCTGCTGACCAGTGCGCAGGTGTGGGAGGCACTGCGGCTGTCCCTGGTCTGCGCCACCGCCGCCACGGCCGTGAGCCTGGTCGTGGGCGTGCCGCTGGCCTGGCTGCTGGCACGGGTCGAGTTCCCCGGGCGCGGCCTGGTCAGGGCCCTGGTGACCCTGCCGCTCGTGCTGCCGCCGGTGGTCGGCGGTGTGGCCCTGCTGATGGCCCTCGGCCGCAACGGCATCGTCGGGACGTGGCTCGACTCCTCGTTCGGCGTCACGCTTCCGTTCACCACGGCAGGGGTCGTCGTCGCCGAGGCGTTCGTCGCCATGCCGTTCCTCGTCATCAGCGTCGAGGGCACCCTGCGGGCCGCCGACCCGCGTTACGAGGAGGCGGCGGCCACCCTCGGCGCCTCCCGCTTCACCGCGTTCCGCCGCGTCACGCTGCCGCTGATCGCGCCGGGCATCGCGGCGGGCGCGGTGCTGGCATGGGCGCGCGCGCTCGGCGAGTTCGGCGCGACGATCACCTTCGCGGGGAACTTCCCCGGCCGCACCCAGACCATGCCGCTGGCCGTGTACCTGGCCCTTCAGAGCGACCCGGAGGCCGCCATCGCCCTGAGTCTCGTCCTGCTCGCCGTATCGGTGGCGGTACTCGCGGGCCTGCGCGACCGCTGGATGACGGCCCGATGA
- a CDS encoding ABC transporter ATP-binding protein yields MTRPDEPARPAWPAELARPAPDLPGDPAGQGNPAGHGILATHGTPPGRDAPEAGLDARLLVERGTFRLDVAMRVAPGEVVALLGPNGAGKTTALRALAGLTPLTGGRIRLDGRALEGTPPESRPVGVVFQDYLLFPHLSALDNVAFGPRCQGASRTRARALAAEWLDRMGLAEHAGVKPRRLSGGQAQRVALARALAVRPRLLLLDEPLAALDARTRLEVRARLRRHLAEFEAVAVLVTHDPLDAMVLADRLVVVEHGSVVQEGVPSEIARRPRTEYIAQLVGLNLYRGQAQGHTVRLDAGPRVTTTESLAGPAFVAFPPSAVTLHGERPHGSSARNLWHCRVAGLETHGDQIRADLTGELPLAADLTTVAAAELGLHPGAEVWATVKAAQTHAYPV; encoded by the coding sequence ATGACCCGGCCCGACGAACCCGCCCGGCCCGCATGGCCCGCCGAGCTCGCCCGGCCCGCTCCGGACCTCCCCGGCGACCCCGCCGGACAAGGCAACCCCGCCGGCCACGGCATCCTCGCAACGCACGGCACCCCTCCTGGACGAGACGCCCCGGAGGCCGGACTCGACGCCCGTCTCCTCGTCGAGCGCGGCACGTTCCGGCTCGACGTGGCGATGAGGGTCGCACCCGGCGAGGTCGTCGCCCTGCTCGGCCCCAACGGCGCCGGCAAGACCACCGCGCTGCGCGCCCTCGCCGGTCTCACCCCGCTCACCGGCGGCCGGATACGGCTGGACGGCCGAGCACTGGAGGGCACGCCGCCGGAGTCGCGGCCGGTCGGGGTCGTCTTCCAGGACTACCTGCTCTTCCCGCATCTGAGCGCCCTGGACAACGTGGCGTTCGGCCCGCGGTGCCAGGGGGCGAGCCGGACGCGGGCGCGCGCCCTGGCCGCCGAGTGGCTGGACCGCATGGGCCTCGCGGAGCACGCCGGCGTCAAACCGCGCAGGCTGTCGGGCGGTCAGGCCCAGCGGGTCGCGCTCGCCCGTGCGCTGGCCGTCCGGCCGCGGCTGCTGCTCCTGGACGAGCCGCTGGCCGCGCTGGACGCCCGCACCCGGCTGGAGGTCCGCGCGCGGCTGCGCCGCCATCTGGCCGAGTTCGAGGCCGTCGCGGTCCTGGTGACGCACGACCCGCTGGACGCCATGGTGCTCGCCGACCGGCTGGTCGTCGTCGAGCACGGCAGCGTCGTCCAGGAGGGTGTCCCGTCCGAGATCGCCCGCCGTCCCCGCACGGAGTACATCGCGCAGCTGGTCGGCCTGAACCTCTACCGCGGCCAGGCGCAGGGGCACACCGTCCGGCTCGACGCCGGGCCTCGTGTGACCACGACCGAGTCCCTGGCGGGCCCGGCCTTCGTGGCCTTCCCGCCGAGCGCGGTCACCCTGCACGGCGAGCGGCCCCACGGCTCCAGCGCGCGCAACCTCTGGCACTGCCGGGTCGCCGGTCTGGAGACCCACGGCGACCAGATCCGCGCCGACCTCACGGGTGAGCTTCCGCTCGCCGCGGACCTCACCACGGTGGCCGCCGCGGAGCTCGGGCTCCACCCGGGCGCGGAGGTCTGGGCGACGGTGAAGGCCGCCCAGACCCACGCCTACCCGGTCTGA
- a CDS encoding DUF6299 family protein → MSLRLALSAAAGAALVLLAAPAVTAAGGTAESVTVDPAGRIAADGTITLSGTYRCVGSTGPVFVSSSVGQGAGKSRHGIGGTRAVCDGAEHTWRNTGKATSADIAPGAANVEATLLELRPESGLPLPRFHAAQERDITLTAV, encoded by the coding sequence ATGTCGTTGCGTCTCGCCCTCTCCGCGGCCGCCGGCGCCGCGCTCGTCCTGCTCGCCGCCCCGGCGGTCACGGCCGCCGGCGGCACCGCGGAGTCCGTCACCGTCGACCCGGCCGGCCGTATCGCCGCGGACGGCACGATCACCCTCTCGGGCACCTACCGCTGCGTCGGCAGCACGGGCCCGGTGTTCGTCAGCTCCTCCGTCGGCCAGGGCGCGGGCAAGTCCCGGCACGGCATCGGCGGCACCCGCGCGGTGTGCGACGGGGCCGAGCACACCTGGCGGAACACCGGCAAGGCCACGTCCGCGGACATCGCACCCGGCGCCGCGAACGTGGAGGCCACGCTGCTGGAGCTGCGCCCCGAGAGCGGCCTGCCGCTGCCCCGCTTCCACGCGGCACAGGAGCGGGACATCACCCTGACGGCCGTCTGA
- a CDS encoding DUF5999 family protein — protein sequence MCSHQLPGTHTDDRSTPLAHIVAAHPEQGWNLLCDGTIVFDDSGELRPDGRVVGPHRVTAAQLAVAA from the coding sequence ATGTGTTCTCACCAGCTCCCCGGTACGCACACCGACGACCGCTCGACACCTCTCGCGCACATCGTCGCCGCCCACCCCGAGCAGGGCTGGAACCTGCTGTGCGACGGCACGATCGTCTTCGACGACTCCGGCGAGCTGCGGCCCGACGGCCGTGTGGTGGGCCCGCACCGGGTGACCGCCGCACAGCTGGCCGTCGCGGCCTGA
- a CDS encoding RidA family protein: MSIERVNPPGLSPATGFSHAVVATGGRVVFLAGQTALDADGKVVGSTLPEQFARALANLLAALRAAGGTAGDLARVTVHVTDVAAYRDHAAELGAIWRESAGRDYPAMAVVGIVRLWDEQALVELDGFAVLDR; this comes from the coding sequence ATGAGCATCGAACGCGTCAACCCGCCCGGGCTCTCCCCGGCCACCGGCTTCTCCCACGCCGTCGTCGCCACCGGCGGGCGCGTCGTGTTCCTCGCCGGCCAGACCGCACTGGACGCGGACGGAAAGGTCGTGGGCAGCACGCTCCCGGAGCAGTTCGCCCGGGCGCTGGCCAATCTGCTGGCCGCGCTGAGGGCGGCGGGCGGCACCGCCGGCGACCTGGCCCGCGTCACCGTCCATGTCACGGACGTCGCCGCGTACCGCGACCACGCCGCCGAACTGGGCGCCATCTGGCGGGAGTCGGCGGGACGCGACTATCCGGCGATGGCGGTCGTCGGGATCGTACGGCTCTGGGACGAGCAGGCCCTCGTCGAACTGGACGGGTTCGCCGTACTGGACCGGTGA
- a CDS encoding acyl-CoA dehydrogenase family protein, giving the protein MPAFSLEPAQTAWCAELRAMAAQRLRPLAEKGEPGYVNRPLVAELGRLGLLARLFTSGAVGLCLMRESLAYACTEAETALALQGLGAHPVHAHGTPAQRRRWLPRVADGTAIAAFALSEPGAGSDAAALSLSARPDGPGGRGDGPGGRGDGSGGSNGSAGERRWRLSGEKCWISNAPGADFYTVFARTTPGAGARGVTAFLVPADRPGLTGSALDMLSPHPIGTLTFDAVPVTADDVLGEPDRGFRVAMGTLDLFRPSVGAFAVGMAQAALDATLDHTARRDAFGGRLSDLQAVAHQVAEMALRTEAARLMVQAAASAYDSGAADVRKRAAMAKLFATEAAQYVVDRAVQLHGARALQRGHLLEHLYREVRAPRIYEGASEVQRGIIAKQLYAEPGDLEAI; this is encoded by the coding sequence ATGCCCGCATTCTCACTCGAACCGGCACAGACCGCCTGGTGCGCCGAGCTGCGTGCCATGGCCGCTCAACGGCTGCGCCCGCTGGCCGAGAAGGGGGAACCGGGGTACGTCAACCGTCCCCTCGTCGCGGAACTCGGCCGACTCGGGCTGCTGGCCCGGCTGTTCACCTCCGGCGCCGTCGGCCTCTGTCTGATGCGGGAGTCCCTCGCCTACGCCTGCACCGAGGCGGAGACCGCGCTCGCGCTGCAAGGGCTGGGCGCCCATCCGGTCCACGCCCACGGCACACCCGCCCAGCGGCGGCGGTGGCTTCCCCGGGTCGCGGACGGCACCGCGATCGCCGCGTTCGCGCTGAGCGAGCCCGGCGCGGGATCCGACGCGGCGGCCCTGTCGCTCTCCGCGCGACCCGACGGGCCGGGCGGCCGAGGTGACGGGCCGGGCGGACGAGGTGACGGGTCGGGCGGGAGCAACGGCTCGGCCGGAGAACGGCGTTGGCGGCTGTCCGGGGAGAAGTGCTGGATCTCCAACGCTCCCGGGGCCGACTTCTACACCGTCTTCGCCCGCACCACCCCGGGGGCCGGCGCCCGGGGCGTGACCGCGTTCCTCGTGCCCGCCGACCGCCCGGGCCTCACCGGCTCCGCCCTCGACATGCTCTCCCCGCACCCCATCGGCACCCTGACCTTCGACGCCGTACCGGTCACCGCGGACGACGTGCTCGGCGAGCCCGACCGCGGCTTCCGGGTCGCCATGGGCACCCTCGACCTGTTCCGCCCCAGCGTCGGCGCCTTCGCCGTCGGGATGGCCCAGGCCGCCCTCGACGCGACCCTCGACCACACCGCCCGCAGGGACGCGTTCGGCGGCAGGCTGAGCGACCTCCAGGCGGTCGCTCACCAGGTGGCCGAGATGGCTCTGCGCACGGAGGCCGCGCGGCTGATGGTGCAGGCCGCGGCGAGCGCGTACGACAGCGGCGCGGCCGATGTCCGCAAACGTGCCGCGATGGCCAAGCTGTTCGCCACCGAGGCCGCCCAGTACGTCGTCGACCGGGCCGTCCAACTGCACGGCGCACGGGCGTTGCAACGCGGCCACCTGCTCGAACACCTCTACCGGGAGGTGCGCGCACCACGGATCTACGAAGGCGCGAGCGAAGTCCAACGGGGCATCATCGCCAAGCAGTTGTACGCCGAACCGGGGGATCTGGAGGCCATATGA
- a CDS encoding AMP-binding protein, whose amino-acid sequence MNVSAHVDTFARDHLPPPGQWPGLTFDLPELRYPDRVNCAAELLDRAAAERPVFHTGTGPSWTYGELRARVDRIAHLLSGELGVVPGNRVLLRGPTTPWLAACWLAVLKAGAIAVTVLAQQRPNELRTMCEIARVGHALCDVRAVDDLVKAEVPGLRVTTYGGDAPDDLLLRPAPQEPYEAVGTASDDVALIAFTSGTTGRPKGCLHFHRDVLAIADTFSRHVLKPLPDDVFAGSPPLGFTFGLGGLVVFPMRAGASALLLEQAGPRQLLPAIAEHRVSVLFTAPTAYRAMLDDLGDPDGPGVPDVSSLRRCVSAGENLPAATWRAWHERTGLRLINGIGATELLHIFVSAADEHIRPGTTGVPVPGWQARVQDAHGEPVPDGEPGLLAVRGPVGCRYLADPRQRQYVRDGWNITGDTYVRESDGYFRYVARADDMIISAGYNIAGPEVEEALLRHPEVVEAAVVGRPDARRGQVVVAFAVLRGGARQDAEALRGFLRQELAPYKCPREFVFLDALPRTATGKLQRFRLRAEGGTPGSRAPSRATRPGPGPGDDTDRDTDGDQQ is encoded by the coding sequence ATGAACGTCTCGGCCCACGTCGACACCTTCGCGCGCGACCACCTTCCGCCGCCCGGTCAGTGGCCGGGTCTCACCTTCGATCTGCCCGAACTGCGCTACCCGGACCGGGTGAACTGCGCCGCCGAGCTGCTCGACCGCGCCGCCGCGGAGCGGCCCGTGTTCCACACCGGCACCGGCCCGTCCTGGACGTACGGGGAGCTGCGCGCCCGCGTGGACCGGATAGCGCATCTGCTGAGCGGCGAGCTCGGGGTCGTCCCCGGCAACCGCGTGCTGCTGCGCGGCCCCACCACGCCCTGGCTCGCGGCCTGCTGGCTGGCGGTGCTCAAGGCGGGCGCGATCGCGGTGACCGTGCTGGCCCAGCAGCGGCCGAACGAGCTGCGCACCATGTGCGAGATCGCGCGCGTCGGGCACGCCCTGTGCGACGTCCGGGCCGTCGACGACCTCGTCAAGGCGGAGGTGCCCGGGCTGCGCGTCACGACGTACGGCGGCGACGCGCCCGACGACCTGCTGCTGCGCCCGGCCCCGCAGGAGCCGTACGAGGCCGTCGGGACCGCCTCCGACGACGTGGCGCTGATCGCGTTCACCTCCGGCACCACCGGCCGCCCCAAGGGCTGTCTGCACTTCCACCGGGACGTGCTGGCGATCGCCGACACCTTCTCCCGGCATGTGCTGAAGCCGCTGCCGGACGATGTCTTCGCGGGCAGTCCCCCGCTCGGCTTCACCTTCGGCCTCGGCGGACTGGTCGTGTTCCCGATGCGGGCCGGCGCCAGCGCGCTGCTGCTCGAACAGGCGGGCCCGCGGCAGCTGTTGCCCGCCATCGCCGAGCACCGGGTGAGCGTGCTGTTCACCGCGCCCACCGCCTACCGCGCGATGCTCGACGACCTGGGCGACCCGGACGGCCCCGGTGTGCCCGACGTCTCCTCGCTGCGCCGCTGTGTCTCCGCCGGGGAGAACCTGCCCGCGGCGACCTGGCGGGCCTGGCACGAGCGGACGGGACTGCGCCTGATCAACGGCATCGGGGCCACCGAACTGCTGCACATCTTCGTCTCGGCCGCCGACGAGCACATCCGGCCCGGCACGACCGGCGTCCCCGTGCCCGGCTGGCAGGCGCGCGTGCAGGACGCGCACGGCGAGCCGGTGCCCGACGGCGAGCCCGGACTGCTCGCCGTGCGCGGCCCGGTCGGCTGCCGCTACCTGGCCGACCCCCGCCAGCGGCAGTACGTGCGTGACGGCTGGAACATCACCGGCGACACCTACGTCCGCGAGTCCGACGGCTACTTCCGGTACGTCGCCCGGGCCGACGACATGATCATCTCGGCCGGGTACAACATCGCGGGTCCCGAGGTCGAGGAGGCCCTGCTGCGCCACCCGGAGGTGGTGGAGGCGGCGGTCGTGGGCCGTCCGGACGCGCGCCGGGGGCAGGTGGTCGTCGCGTTCGCCGTCCTGCGGGGCGGTGCCCGGCAGGACGCCGAGGCCCTGCGCGGGTTCCTGCGGCAGGAGTTGGCGCCCTACAAGTGCCCGCGCGAGTTCGTCTTCCTGGACGCCCTGCCGCGCACGGCGACCGGGAAGCTCCAGCGGTTCAGGCTGCGCGCCGAAGGCGGCACGCCCGGCAGCCGCGCCCCGAGCCGCGCCACACGCCCCGGCCCCGGCCCCGGCGATGACACCGATCGTGACACCGATGGTGACCAGCAGTGA
- a CDS encoding PaaX family transcriptional regulator C-terminal domain-containing protein has product MINVSDQPAPRSLIVTLYGAYGRFAPGPVPVAELIRLLAAVGVDAPSVRSSVSRLKRRGLLLPARTAQGAAGYELSDEARQLLEDGDRRIYATAPPADEGWVLAVFSVPESERQKRHVLRSRLAGLGFGTAAPGVWIAPARLHDETRHTLRRLRLDPYVDLFRGEHLGFSPTVESVARWWDLAAIAKEHETFLDTHARVLHSWRRRTDTPPEEAYRDYLLALDSWRHLPYTDPGLPARLLPEGWPGTRSAAVFQELHDRLRDAGARFAGVTAPAP; this is encoded by the coding sequence ATGATCAACGTGTCCGATCAGCCCGCACCCCGGTCTCTCATCGTCACGCTCTACGGCGCGTACGGCCGCTTCGCGCCGGGCCCGGTGCCCGTCGCCGAGCTGATCCGGCTGCTCGCCGCGGTCGGTGTCGACGCTCCCTCCGTGCGCTCCTCGGTCTCCCGGCTCAAGCGGCGCGGACTGCTGCTGCCGGCCCGCACGGCACAGGGCGCGGCGGGATATGAACTGTCGGACGAGGCAAGGCAGTTGCTGGAGGACGGCGACCGGCGCATCTACGCCACGGCCCCGCCCGCGGACGAGGGCTGGGTGCTGGCGGTGTTCTCCGTGCCGGAGTCGGAGCGGCAGAAGCGGCACGTGCTGCGCTCGCGGCTCGCGGGCCTGGGGTTCGGCACCGCGGCCCCCGGCGTGTGGATCGCTCCGGCGCGTCTGCACGACGAGACCCGGCACACGCTGCGCCGGCTGCGTCTGGACCCGTACGTGGACCTGTTCCGGGGCGAGCACCTCGGGTTCTCGCCGACGGTGGAGTCCGTCGCCCGCTGGTGGGACCTGGCGGCCATCGCCAAGGAGCACGAGACCTTCCTCGACACCCACGCGCGGGTCCTGCACTCCTGGCGGCGGCGGACGGACACCCCGCCCGAGGAGGCCTACCGGGACTACCTGCTCGCGCTGGACTCCTGGCGGCACCTGCCCTACACCGACCCCGGCCTGCCCGCCCGTCTCCTCCCCGAGGGCTGGCCCGGCACCCGTTCCGCCGCCGTCTTCCAGGAGCTGCACGACCGTCTGCGGGACGCGGGCGCCCGGTTCGCGGGCGTCACGGCGCCCGCGCCGTGA